From the genome of Blautia pseudococcoides, one region includes:
- a CDS encoding ABC transporter substrate-binding protein, with protein sequence MKFRKVAALSLASVMALSLTACGGNSGGDTKESGDSGTKTESEGDKTEGEESKGSSDAELSVSIWDPYQEPGIKEILAGFTEQTGIKTKLSVVKWDEYWTMLEAGAQGGSLPDVFWMHSNESQRYMSNDMLLDLTDKIAASDKIDPENYPSDIWGLYTYEDKCYAVPKDVDTIALWYNKTMFDEAGLEYPTADWTWDDVTEAAKKLTKEDGSQYGMALRNDNNQAGYYNMIYDNGGTVISDDKKKSGWDDPKTIEAMQMLEGWIKDGVMPSIETMSENGEDVLFQSGKVAMVFQGSWMLAAYRDNEYTAENCDVVELPKNAETGRRASIYNGLGWAAAANGGHTDEAWQLIEYLGSKEAQEKQAELGVTMSAYTGTSDAWAKSADFNLEAYLNMMDDMVIRPYSKTTVTWENEDNEILKSVYTGEMSMEDACKKMAEQMNEKLAEE encoded by the coding sequence ATGAAATTCAGAAAGGTAGCAGCATTATCACTGGCAAGCGTTATGGCACTGTCACTGACAGCATGTGGAGGTAACAGCGGCGGAGACACAAAAGAGTCTGGTGACAGCGGCACCAAGACAGAGAGCGAAGGAGACAAAACCGAAGGTGAAGAAAGCAAAGGCTCCAGCGACGCAGAACTTTCTGTATCTATCTGGGATCCCTACCAGGAACCCGGAATCAAAGAGATCCTGGCAGGCTTCACAGAGCAGACCGGAATCAAGACAAAACTCTCCGTTGTAAAATGGGACGAGTACTGGACCATGTTAGAGGCAGGCGCGCAGGGCGGTTCCCTTCCGGATGTATTCTGGATGCACTCTAACGAGAGCCAGAGATATATGTCCAATGACATGCTTCTTGATCTGACAGACAAGATTGCAGCCAGCGATAAGATCGACCCGGAAAACTACCCGTCAGATATCTGGGGCCTGTATACATATGAAGATAAATGTTATGCAGTTCCTAAGGATGTAGATACTATTGCGCTTTGGTATAACAAAACAATGTTTGACGAGGCAGGCCTTGAATATCCTACAGCAGACTGGACTTGGGATGACGTGACAGAGGCAGCTAAGAAGCTGACAAAAGAAGACGGAAGCCAGTACGGTATGGCACTTAGAAACGACAACAACCAGGCCGGTTATTACAACATGATCTATGATAACGGCGGAACAGTGATCAGCGATGACAAGAAAAAATCCGGATGGGATGATCCTAAGACCATCGAAGCAATGCAGATGTTAGAAGGATGGATCAAAGACGGCGTTATGCCTTCCATCGAGACTATGTCTGAGAATGGTGAGGACGTACTGTTCCAGTCCGGCAAAGTAGCTATGGTATTCCAGGGTTCCTGGATGCTGGCAGCATACCGCGACAATGAGTACACAGCAGAAAACTGTGACGTTGTAGAACTTCCGAAGAATGCAGAAACAGGTAGAAGAGCTTCTATTTATAATGGTCTTGGATGGGCAGCAGCAGCAAACGGCGGGCATACAGACGAAGCTTGGCAGCTGATCGAATACCTGGGCTCCAAAGAAGCACAGGAAAAACAGGCTGAACTTGGTGTTACAATGTCCGCATACACAGGTACATCTGATGCATGGGCAAAATCTGCTGACTTTAATCTGGAAGCATACCTGAACATGATGGATGACATGGTGATCAGACCTTACTCCAAGACAACAGTTACCTGGGAAAATGAAGACAATGAAATCTTAAAGAGTGTATATACCGGTGAAATGTCCATGGAAGATGCCTGCAAGAAGATGGCAGAGCAGATGAATGAGAAATTAGCCGAAGAGTGA
- a CDS encoding YesL family protein — protein MNLLNEDNVVHIFLSRIGDLVAANLLFIVCCIPIVTIGPALTALYHCTLRMVKGNDSSTAKTFFRAFKQNFLQSLVVWLGILLVGVILFLNLRFLIQAQGQSSYGKILFYMSGALMGLWVITALYIFPVIAAFANTTRNLLKNSVLFAFMHFPSTLAMAVITILPMFMTYQDLELMPLYASCWFFFGFALTAYIDSFLLYRIFRPYLEKEKDPQKEEQK, from the coding sequence ATGAATCTTTTAAACGAAGACAATGTAGTTCACATTTTTCTCAGCAGGATCGGCGATCTGGTAGCAGCTAATCTTCTGTTCATTGTCTGCTGCATCCCCATTGTCACCATAGGACCGGCGCTCACAGCACTATACCACTGCACCCTGCGCATGGTAAAAGGAAATGACAGCAGTACAGCCAAAACATTTTTCCGCGCGTTTAAGCAGAACTTTCTCCAGTCCCTTGTTGTGTGGCTGGGTATTTTGCTGGTGGGTGTCATATTGTTTCTGAACCTTCGCTTTCTGATCCAGGCACAGGGACAGTCCTCATATGGTAAGATCTTATTCTACATGTCAGGAGCGCTTATGGGGCTTTGGGTCATAACAGCACTCTATATATTTCCTGTGATCGCCGCTTTTGCCAACACCACCAGGAACCTGCTGAAAAATTCCGTTCTTTTTGCCTTCATGCATTTTCCTTCCACGCTTGCTATGGCTGTTATCACAATTCTGCCTATGTTTATGACTTATCAGGATTTGGAGCTGATGCCGCTTTATGCGTCCTGCTGGTTTTTCTTCGGCTTCGCGCTGACGGCCTATATTGACTCTTTCCTGCTGTACCGGATTTTCCGGCCTTACCTTGAAAAAGAAAAGGATCCTCAAAAAGAGGAGCAGAAATAG
- a CDS encoding sugar phosphate isomerase/epimerase family protein, translated as MRVGVLIEIFRDTDVDAKFAELRSMGMESCQLVCWDKEIMNQETADQVNAAAKHHDVDITAFWCGWEGPRVWDFYDGQLTLGLVPEAFRFERVKMLQKGVAFAAMIHVKDVATHVGYMPENPYDPNYAGVLACLKELVKQCRENGQNFLFETGQETPVTLKRAIQDIEKELGKGNVGINLDPANLVMYGKANPVDALEVFGEYVMGIHGKDGKYPTDGHMLGDEVPLGQGKVNYPAFVAKLKEIGYAGDITIEREISGEEQKKDIVMAKAVLDELLK; from the coding sequence ATGAGAGTAGGAGTTTTGATCGAAATTTTCCGGGATACGGATGTGGATGCCAAATTCGCGGAGCTGCGTTCCATGGGAATGGAGAGCTGCCAGCTTGTTTGCTGGGATAAAGAGATCATGAACCAGGAGACTGCAGATCAGGTCAATGCGGCTGCCAAACACCATGATGTGGATATCACGGCATTCTGGTGCGGGTGGGAAGGTCCAAGAGTATGGGATTTCTATGACGGCCAGCTTACCCTGGGACTTGTGCCCGAGGCGTTTCGTTTCGAGCGGGTGAAAATGCTGCAGAAGGGCGTTGCATTCGCTGCTATGATCCATGTTAAGGATGTGGCTACACACGTGGGATATATGCCTGAAAATCCCTATGACCCAAACTATGCGGGAGTTCTTGCGTGTCTGAAAGAGCTGGTGAAACAGTGCAGGGAGAATGGACAGAACTTTCTGTTTGAGACAGGACAGGAGACGCCGGTTACTTTAAAAAGGGCTATCCAGGATATAGAAAAAGAACTGGGAAAAGGAAATGTGGGTATTAATCTGGACCCTGCAAACCTGGTAATGTACGGAAAGGCAAATCCCGTGGATGCGCTGGAAGTGTTCGGTGAGTACGTCATGGGGATCCACGGCAAGGACGGAAAATATCCTACAGACGGCCATATGCTGGGGGATGAAGTGCCTCTGGGACAGGGAAAGGTAAATTACCCTGCCTTTGTGGCAAAACTGAAAGAAATCGGATATGCCGGGGACATCACCATCGAGCGTGAGATTTCCGGGGAAGAGCAAAAGAAAGATATTGTTATGGCAAAAGCAGTTTTGGATGAACTGCTGAAATGA
- a CDS encoding carbohydrate ABC transporter permease, with translation MKKAGKISVLSIIVFICSVFWLMPLLLIFINSFKPYNDMLQEFLALPKSWSLNMYIETWTKFDFPLLIGNTLLYTICTVLIIALLAPMAAYKLARTKGKLSGVCFVLIIIPMMVPFQSYMITLTRLVANLGMTGSKIGYILVSTGLCMPLAVYMIHGFVKNVPIELEECACIDGASKVRTYFNIVLPLLKPILTTVVVLDTLATWNDIITNQLIVGGNAKAMNIQNALYMQFSAQTADWEHALPGIVMSMIPSLIFFVIMQKHIVGGITAGAVKG, from the coding sequence ATGAAAAAAGCGGGAAAAATAAGCGTTCTTTCCATTATTGTGTTCATATGTTCCGTGTTCTGGCTGATGCCCCTGCTTCTGATATTTATTAACTCGTTTAAACCGTATAATGATATGCTGCAGGAATTCCTGGCCCTTCCTAAGAGCTGGAGTCTGAATATGTATATTGAGACATGGACTAAGTTTGACTTTCCGCTGCTGATCGGAAATACGCTGCTATATACCATATGTACAGTGCTGATCATTGCGCTGCTGGCACCTATGGCTGCGTATAAGCTGGCCAGGACAAAAGGGAAACTGTCAGGCGTGTGCTTTGTGCTGATCATTATCCCTATGATGGTGCCGTTCCAGTCCTACATGATCACGCTGACGAGACTGGTTGCAAATCTTGGAATGACAGGAAGTAAGATTGGCTATATACTGGTGAGTACAGGACTCTGTATGCCCCTGGCTGTTTACATGATCCACGGATTTGTAAAAAATGTACCTATTGAGCTGGAAGAGTGCGCCTGTATTGACGGTGCCAGCAAGGTCAGAACGTACTTTAACATTGTGCTGCCGCTGCTGAAGCCTATCCTGACCACGGTTGTGGTTCTGGATACCCTGGCTACCTGGAATGATATCATTACCAACCAGTTGATCGTAGGCGGAAATGCCAAGGCGATGAACATACAGAACGCCCTTTATATGCAGTTCTCCGCACAGACGGCCGACTGGGAACATGCTCTGCCCGGTATTGTGATGTCCATGATCCCCAGTTTGATCTTCTTCGTGATCATGCAGAAACACATTGTAGGCGGAATTACAGCGGGTGCAGTGAAAGGTTGA
- a CDS encoding carbohydrate ABC transporter permease encodes MKGKGKTKDLLIFALFVFPAVAFVLFSTDVPFLMNLYYSVFDWNGISKDMEFVGLQNFVNIFTNDALFWKSTAFTLKFSVFYVVIVNVLSLTVALVMAKEKKSSSVGRAFYYIPYIISLTAISLIWKFILGPGFEALYQVTGWEMFNWSWLGTAKLAFFVVVIMTVWQNLGFYMVNYIAGIIAVPKELIEAAKIDGANKFQVLRKVTVPLIMPAVSICMLTSLTFAFKLFDVIMVFTKGGPANSTISVAYNIYKEAFVNNRYGMATAKSLVFVMFVLIVTVIQLKVTKSKEVEA; translated from the coding sequence GTGAAAGGCAAAGGAAAAACAAAAGATTTATTGATATTTGCATTGTTTGTGTTTCCGGCAGTGGCGTTTGTTCTTTTTTCCACAGATGTGCCGTTTCTGATGAATCTGTATTATTCTGTGTTTGACTGGAATGGAATCAGTAAGGATATGGAGTTTGTGGGACTTCAGAACTTTGTAAATATATTTACCAACGATGCGCTGTTTTGGAAGAGTACTGCGTTTACACTGAAATTCTCAGTGTTCTATGTTGTGATCGTAAACGTGCTCTCTCTTACGGTGGCGCTGGTCATGGCGAAAGAGAAGAAGAGTTCAAGTGTAGGACGTGCGTTTTATTATATCCCGTACATCATCAGTTTGACTGCGATCAGCTTGATCTGGAAATTTATTCTGGGTCCGGGATTTGAGGCGCTGTATCAGGTGACAGGATGGGAGATGTTTAACTGGAGCTGGCTTGGTACGGCTAAACTGGCATTCTTTGTTGTGGTGATCATGACGGTGTGGCAGAATCTTGGATTTTATATGGTGAATTACATAGCGGGTATTATTGCGGTGCCGAAAGAATTGATCGAAGCCGCGAAAATAGACGGTGCCAATAAGTTCCAGGTTCTAAGAAAAGTGACAGTGCCTCTGATCATGCCGGCGGTTTCCATCTGTATGCTTACATCTCTGACGTTTGCGTTCAAGTTGTTTGATGTGATCATGGTATTTACCAAGGGTGGTCCGGCGAACTCCACGATATCTGTGGCGTACAATATTTATAAAGAGGCGTTTGTCAACAACCGGTATGGAATGGCAACCGCGAAATCCCTTGTATTTGTAATGTTTGTTCTGATCGTAACAGTAATACAGCTTAAAGTGACCAAGAGTAAGGAGGTAGAGGCATAA
- a CDS encoding ABC transporter substrate-binding protein: MMKKTLAVLMTAALAASCLTACGGSDEAKSQAKKDSKDSSGEITLKVFDAHAYGLDEYAEMAKKFEESHPGVKIEVQHAANDSNTLLQSRINSGDIPDVFDVESGTSAQKYYEYAYDWTDDKEVLDKFNEAALETGRDADGKIMSLPWTYENMGMIYNKDLFEKAGITELPKTMDELEAACEKLDAAGITAFALAAKETWVLQQLSTHYMMDKSLDAKGVVEKLNSGDMKFKDLKNFQNVFRLLDLAVKYGPDKPLEVDWETSENMLANGEAAIIHMGDWCQSTLDSFNPDANLGFLPCPVSDNAEDVTLLSSCNWTYLVNKDSENLDLAKEYLEYILTSEEGQKWMCDGVGAVPGAKTDMDVKGALANDASTYVEEGKTNGWIHTIEPNGYGDIVGPALQAYMTGDMTAEQVTEEFQNGWVVQ; encoded by the coding sequence ATGATGAAGAAAACACTGGCGGTTCTGATGACAGCGGCATTGGCAGCATCCTGCCTGACAGCCTGCGGCGGCTCAGATGAGGCTAAGAGCCAGGCGAAAAAGGACAGCAAAGACAGCAGCGGGGAGATTACCCTGAAGGTATTCGATGCCCATGCTTACGGCCTGGATGAGTATGCGGAGATGGCCAAAAAGTTCGAGGAATCACACCCTGGCGTTAAGATTGAAGTACAGCACGCTGCCAATGACAGCAACACACTTCTTCAGTCACGTATTAACTCAGGGGATATCCCGGATGTGTTTGACGTGGAGTCCGGAACATCAGCACAGAAATATTATGAATACGCTTATGACTGGACGGATGACAAGGAAGTCCTGGATAAATTTAATGAGGCGGCTTTGGAGACAGGAAGAGACGCTGACGGAAAAATCATGTCCCTGCCCTGGACTTATGAAAATATGGGAATGATCTACAACAAAGATTTGTTTGAAAAAGCAGGGATCACAGAACTTCCGAAAACCATGGATGAGCTGGAAGCAGCCTGCGAGAAGTTAGATGCAGCAGGCATCACCGCATTTGCACTTGCGGCAAAAGAAACATGGGTGCTGCAGCAGTTGTCCACACATTACATGATGGACAAATCCCTGGACGCTAAGGGTGTTGTAGAGAAACTGAACAGCGGAGATATGAAATTCAAAGATCTGAAAAATTTCCAGAACGTATTCCGTCTTCTGGACCTGGCTGTAAAATACGGACCGGACAAGCCTCTTGAGGTTGACTGGGAGACAAGTGAGAACATGCTTGCAAATGGCGAGGCAGCCATTATCCATATGGGTGACTGGTGCCAGTCCACACTGGATTCCTTCAATCCGGACGCGAACCTGGGATTCCTTCCCTGCCCGGTAAGTGATAACGCAGAGGATGTCACATTGCTGTCCTCCTGTAACTGGACATACCTTGTAAACAAAGATTCCGAAAACCTTGATCTGGCAAAAGAATATCTGGAATACATCCTCACATCTGAGGAGGGCCAGAAATGGATGTGTGACGGTGTCGGCGCTGTTCCCGGTGCAAAGACAGATATGGATGTAAAGGGCGCCCTTGCTAACGATGCATCCACATATGTGGAAGAAGGCAAGACAAACGGATGGATCCATACTATCGAGCCAAACGGATACGGCGACATTGTGGGACCGGCACTGCAGGCTTATATGACAGGTGATATGACTGCGGAACAGGTAACTGAAGAATTCCAGAACGGATGGGTTGTACAGTAA